The Methanobacterium sp. region GATACTTACATCAGACGAAGAAAAGATATTAAAGGAAGGTATAGAAGAATTTAAAAGTGGGAAGACAGTAAGGTTAGAAGATTTGAAGAGGGACAATGAGTGAGTTTTATAGTTCATTTGAGTCGTAGAGCTAATAAATTTCTCAAAAGTACTGATAAGGAACTGTATAATCGTGTAATAAACAAACTCAAGAAGTTGGTAGAAGATCCATTTCCACAAGATGCCAAAAGAATAACAGGTCAAAAAGAGAAGGTATTCAGGGTGAGAGTAGGGGATTACAGAATACTCTATGTTGTTTTTCTGGATAAAAATGCAATATTGGTGGTAAACATTGGTAAAAGAGCAAATGTTTATAGTCGATAAAGAAATGGCTACATCTCCATATTAAGACTGAGAGATCTAAAAACCCATGGATAAGAATCTATTAAGAGTAATTGTTGATCAAATTCTCCATCATGATGGACACTAATTAGTCCAAGGAATAAATGTTCTTATATCCTGGGAATATTTTTCCTGAAGCTTTCGAAACATTTATAACTGGAAACATAAAGCAGCTAATTCATGAAATAGGCAATGTCATTAAAAAAAACAGCAAGACCTATAAACCAGATAAACAAAAAAAATTCACATGAACCTTAGAATCATCACCGGATTCATACTCATCCTCATTTTAACCATTTTATGCATCAATTACAATGCCAATTATGAATCCCACCTTGAATATCCTTCAACAGGCGCTATTTTAGCTGAATATCCTGAAAGTTCTACAGTATACGTTTCTGGAGAAGTAGTTAGCTTGAATAAGGACGGGTTTGAGCTTCAGGATAATTATAACAGCAAAAAAGTAAGATACAGGATTGAAACATCTAAAAAAGCTGAAATCGGGGATAATGTACAGGTGGTTGGAATACTCGGTCCTTCTTTTACAGTTAAAAGTACTGAAATTATTGTAATGAAGAAATGGAGCTATGAATTTGTGCTAATTCGGTCAGCTCTGGCCCTGGTTTTCCTGATTTTTATCTTCTTCAGCTACTGGAAATTTAACTTTAAAATATTTGAATTTACGGGGCGAAAATAATGCCTGATTGGATAACACACATCTTGGTTGCATGGACAATTTGCACAGTTTTAAGCTTTAAATTTAAACAGTTTAACCCTGCAAATACAGTTATCTGCATGGTGGGAGCGTTAATTCCAGATGTCTGTAAAATAGTGATACCACTTGAATATTTGGGTGTATATGCCGGGAACTTTATTCTGCCGTTTCATATGCCTGTAGGGTCTTTTATAATTGCTACAATATTTTCATTGTTCTTTAAGGAACAGAAAACAGTGTTATTGTTTCTTTTATTAGGAGTTTTAACTCATTACATGCTGGATTTGCTTCTTACGAATTTAAGTGGAAGAATTTATTTGTTGTATCCGTTTTCGTGGGGTAGCTGGCAGCTGGATCTTATACCTGACGATGATTTTAATATTACAGTTTTAGCTGTTTTACTGGCTGTTTTTGTTTATTTATTTCTAAATATTTTGATTTCTCGAAAGATGGATAAATATAAAACATTTTAACGATAATACATCCCCCCAATGTATCTTAGTAATATATTAAATCCCAGTTTAAAGGGGTTCCCCTAATAATATCTTTACCTGCTGTTTTACCAATAATATCTTTTAGATATTTAGGATGAAGTCCAAAACCAGGCCTAATAGATTTAACATTGTTTTCTGTAAATTTATCCCCTTTTTCAACATCTTCAACTACAAATAATGAACGTGAAAACTCCCGGCTACTTTTTGTTTTTTCTGTAAGCTCATAACTTACCTTACCAAGTGCTTTTTCTACTTCCCTAACAGATTTTACCATAACTTTAAATTCTTCAGGCTCTAAGGAAAATTCAGCGTCAGGCCCTCCAAGATTCCGGTCTAAAATAAAATGTTTTTCTATTATTTTAGCCCCAAGCGCAACAGATGCAATAGGCACAGAATTTCCCCGAGTATGATCAGACAAACCAACGACTGTATTGAATGTTTCTTTTAAATTAGGAATAGTATTGAGGTTTATTTCTTCCAATGGAGCAGGATATGATGATGTACACTTTAAAAGAGCAATCTGGTCATTTCCTTCTTTTTTACATGTGTTTACAGCTAATTCAATATCACAAAGCTCTGCTATTCCCGTGGAAATAATAACTGGTTTACCTGTAGAAGCTACATATTCTATTAAGGGTATGTCTGTTATTTCAAAAGATGCGATCTT contains the following coding sequences:
- a CDS encoding type II toxin-antitoxin system RelE/ParE family toxin, which translates into the protein MSFIVHLSRRANKFLKSTDKELYNRVINKLKKLVEDPFPQDAKRITGQKEKVFRVRVGDYRILYVVFLDKNAILVVNIGKRANVYSR
- a CDS encoding metal-dependent hydrolase, whose translation is MPDWITHILVAWTICTVLSFKFKQFNPANTVICMVGALIPDVCKIVIPLEYLGVYAGNFILPFHMPVGSFIIATIFSLFFKEQKTVLLFLLLGVLTHYMLDLLLTNLSGRIYLLYPFSWGSWQLDLIPDDDFNITVLAVLLAVFVYLFLNILISRKMDKYKTF
- the pseI gene encoding pseudaminic acid synthase yields the protein MDFKIDKRKIGENNPVFIIAELSANHLGNFDLAVDTIKAIKESGADAIKMQTYSPDTLTIDCNDKYFKIKQDTLWDGSTFYDLYKDAYMPWEWQPKLKKIAEKLGLIVFSSPFDKTSVDFLENMDMPSYKIASFEITDIPLIEYVASTGKPVIISTGIAELCDIELAVNTCKKEGNDQIALLKCTSSYPAPLEEINLNTIPNLKETFNTVVGLSDHTRGNSVPIASVALGAKIIEKHFILDRNLGGPDAEFSLEPEEFKVMVKSVREVEKALGKVSYELTEKTKSSREFSRSLFVVEDVEKGDKFTENNVKSIRPGFGLHPKYLKDIIGKTAGKDIIRGTPLNWDLIYY